From Abditibacteriota bacterium:
GAGGACGTCAGAGCCAATATGGACAATGACAGGCACTGCTTTGCTTCGATCTTATGGCACAACGAACTCAAAGACAGAGGCATCAAGATGGGCCTGGGCCAGTATATCCTGGCAAGAGGCTTCAACGCCGACACGTCCAGAGAACCGTCGTATTAGAACGCGGCAAAAAAGGCAGGCTTTCCGCCTGCCTTTTGTTATTTGAAGAACACTTCCCGGCAGAAGCGGCCGATATCCGGCCACACGTCATAGTTGTCTATGATGTGCCAGCCTCCCTCCACCAGGAGCCATTCGCAGCGGACGCCGCGCTCCAGCAGCCTGTCCCTGTAGGTCTCCGACGGCTTGTAGAGGACCACGTCGTCGGCAGTGCCATGGATGAGCATATGGGGAGCCGAGGCTCTGGACACGTGGGTCAGGGGGCTGGCCTCCGGGACCCAGTAGTCTCTGCCCTCGGGCGTGCCGTCAAACAGCCTGGCGTATACGGCGTCGCTGATGGGGGCGAAAAAGCTTTCCCGTCCGCAGTAGTTCACCACGCCCTGCACCTGTGAGGACACGGCGGGGCGCTCCTCTCCCTCGTATTCCCCGGGCTTCAGGGTGCCCAGGGCGCAGCAGAGGGTGCCTCCTGCTGAATGGCCGAAGGCCCCTATGCGGTTGGGGTTTACGCCATATTTCCGGGCGTTGGCCCTGATATGGCGCACCGCCCTTTTGCAGTCCTCTATCTGGGCGGGCCATTTGGCCTCGCCCGTGAGCCGGTACTGTATGCTGAAGCATTTGAAGCCTATCTTTGCCATCTCCCCGGCCCAGGCCAGCATGGACTCCGGGTCGCCGGCGGACCAGCCGCCGCCGTGGATGCACACCATGGCGGGCTTGAAGTCCCCGCCGTCGTCCACCTCGGTCACGTGCATGATGAGGTCGTGTCCGCCCGCCTGCCCGTACACCACGTTCCTCTCGGTCTTTATCTCCTGAGCGCAGGCGGCAAGGCCTGCCGTCACCAGCAGTATCAGGAGTATGAGCTTTAACATATTATCCGTCCCCGCTTATTTGAAAAATACTTCCCGGCAGAACTTGCGGATCTCCGGCCAGATGTCATAGTTGTCTATGATATGCCAGCCCCCCTCCACCAGGAGCCAGTCGCAGCGCACTCCGCAGGCCCGCAGCCTGTCCCTGTAGGGCTCCGACGGCTGCCAGGGCACCAGATCGTCGATGGTGCCGTGTATCAGGATGTGAGGGGCGGAGGCCCGGGATACGTGGGCGTTAGGGTCTGCCTCGGCGGTCCTGTTGTCGCTCCCCGGGGCGCCGCCGAAGAGATTGTCATACAGGCCGTCCGTCATAAAGGCGGCCATATTCTCCGGACCGCAGTAGTTCACCACGCCCTGCACCTGCGAGGACACGGCGGGATGCTCCTCCCCTTCGAATTCTCCCGGCTTCAGTACGCCCAGCATGCAGGAGATGTGCCCGCCGGCGGAATGGCCGAAGGCCCCTATGCGGTTGGGGTCGATGCCGTATTTCCGGGCGTTGGCCCTAATATGGCGCACGGCTTTTTTGCAGTCCTCTATCTGGGCGGGCCATTTGGCCTCCCCCGTGAGCCGGTACTGTATGGTGAAGCACTTGAAGCCTATTTTGGCCATTTCCCCGGCCCAGCCCAGCATGCCCTCCGGCTCGCCGGCCACCCAGCCGCCGCCGTGGATGCACACCATGGCGGGCTTGAAGTCCCCGCCGTCCTCGACCTCCGTTATGTGCATGATGAGGTCGTGGCCGCCGGCCTGCCCGTACACCACGTTCCTCTCGGTCTTTATCTCCTGAGCAAAGGCTCCCGTACAGAGTAAGAGCGCCGCCGGCAACAGCGCCAACAGTATCAGTTTTATCATACTCTTCCCCGTTCTTATTTGAAAAATACTTCCTTGCAGAATTTGGTTATATCCGGCCAGATGTCATAGTTGTCTATGATGTGCCAGCCGCCCTCCACCAGTACCCAGTCGCAGCGGACGCCGCAGGCTCTCAGCCTGTCCCGGTAGGGCTCCGCCTGCCGGTACCACACCAGGTCGTCGGTGGTGCCGTGGATGAGCAGGTGGGGAGCCGAGGCTCTGGACACGTGGGTGATGGGGCTTGCCTCCGGTATCCAGTAGTCTCTGCCCTCGGGAGTGCCGTCAAAGAGCCAGCCCAGGGCGTCGTCCCGGATGCTGATGGGAGGGGGCAGATGGGTGAGGGTCAGATAGTAGCCGAAGTCCTCGGGGCCGCAGTAGTTCACTACTCCCTGTATCTGCGAGGATACGGCGGGATGCTCCACTCCTTCATATTCCCCGGGCTTCAGAACGCCCAGCATGCAGCAGAGGTGCCCCCCGGCAGAATGGCCCATGGCCCCTATGCGGTTCGGATTGATATTGTATTTTTTGGCGTTGGCCCTGATATGGCGCACCGCGGTCTTGCAGTCTATGATCTGGGCGGGCCACTTGGCCTCTCCCGTGAGCCGGTACTGGATGCTGAAGCACTTGAAGCCTATCTTGGCCATACCCTCGGCCATGCCCAGCATGGCGTCGGGCTCGCCTCCGGCCCAGCCGCCGCCGTGGATGCACACCATGGCGGGCTTGAAGTCCACGCCGTCGTCAACTTCGGTGACGTGCATGATGAGGTCATGTCCGCCGCCCTGTCCGTAAACCACGTTTTTCTCTGTCTTTATCTCCTGGGCAAAGGCTCCCGCGCAAAGGAGGAGCGCTGCCGCCAATACCAAAAGAAGCATTCTCATATGTGTCTCCCATGAATTATTCCAAGTCTATTATAGCACACTTTGCCCCGGAGGCTTTCTGCCTCCGGGGCAAAAAAAAGCTCCCGCGTCTGCGGGAGCTCCCGGCTGCTCTCAGCTGCCCAATTCTTCCTGGCTCAGGATGTTGAAGCCTGCCTCTCGCAGGGCGGCCTCCGCCGCCTCGATGTCTCCGAACTTCATGGCTGCGTAGCACATGCCCGACAGCTCTCCGAAGAAGGAATACATGTATTCTATGCTCAGGCCCGCATCCGCCACGGTCCGGATGACCTTGTTCAGGCTGCCGGGTACGTTTTGCAGCTCTACGGCGATTATCTCGGTGCGGCGCACGGAGAAGCCCTTTTCCTTCAGGCATTCCCGGGCGGCTTCCGGCTTGTCCACTATGAGCCGGACCAGACCGTATTCCGAAGTGTCGGCCACGCAGACGGACATGAGGTTGATATGGTTTTCGGCCAGGCTCTCCGTGAGGGAGAGGACCCGTCCCACTTTGTTTTCTATAAATACTGTCAGCTGTATGACGTTCATCACTGTCTCCTATTTGCCGTACAGATCCCGGCGGTCAATGACCCGCTTGGCTTTGCCCGCGGACCGTTCCAGGGTAAAGGGCTCCACCAGGGTGATCTTGGGATTCAGGCCGATGGCGGAATGCAGCTCGCTCTGCAGCTTCTTCTGCAGCTTCTCCAATACCTTGATCTCGTCAAAGGGTATATCCGAGGACACCTCTACCCGTATCTCCAGATTGTCCAGCACCGTGCCGTCCCTGTCCAGAATGATCTGATACTGGGGCTCTATGCCCTCCACGTTCACCAGCACCGTTTCTATCTGGGTGGGGAACACGTTGACGCCCCGGATGATGAGCATGTCGTCGGTGCGGCCCATGAGGCGCTTGATCCTGGCCAGGGTCCGTCCGCAGCCGCACTCCTCTCTGGTCAGGCTAGTGATGTCTCTGGTGCGGTATCTCAGGAGAGGTATGGCTCTGGAATTGATGCAGGTAAACACCAGCTCGCCCTTTTCGCCCTCGGGCAGCACCTCTCCCGTGTGGGGGTCGATGATCTCGGGTATGAACATATCCTCGTTGACGTGGAGGCCGTCCTGCTCGGTGCACTCAAAGGCGACGCCGGGGCCCATCAGCTCGGTCATGCCGTAGATGTCGTAGGCCTTGCAATCAAGCTTTTTCTCTATGTCTTCCCGCATGGCCTTGGTCCAGGGCTCCGCGCCCAGAAAGGCCCGCTTGATGGGGAGCGTCCTGGGGTCTATGCCCTGAGCGGCCGCCGTTTCGATGATCTGGAGCAGATAGCTGGGGGTGCAGCAGACGACTGTGGAGCCAAAGTCCTGTATCAGCTGTATCTGCCTCTTGGTGTTGCCGCTGCTGACGGGCAGGGTGGTGCAGCCCAGCCTGTGGCTGCCCTCGTGGGCGCCCAGACCGCCGGTAAAGAGTCCGTAGCCGTAGGACACGTGGACCACGTCATTGCTGTCGGCGCCGCCGCCGCACAGAGTGCGGGCCATACACTCGCCCCAGTTGGCTATATCCTGGTTGGTGTAGCCGTTGACCACGGGCTTGCCGGTGGTGCCGGAGGAGGCGTGGATGCGGACTATGTCGGAAAAGGGCACCGCAAACATGCCGTAGGGATACTGCTCCCTGAAGTCGTCCTTGACTGTGAAGGGTATACGGGCCAGGTCTGCCAGGGAATTGACGTCGTCGGGCTTGAGGCCGATCTTGTCAAAGCGCTCTCTGTACATGGGCACGTTGATATAGGCGCTGTTGACCTGCCTCCTGAGCCTTTCCAGCTGCAGCTTTTCCAGCTCCTCCCTGGGCATGCATTCTCGGTTGTAGTTAAAATATTTCATCATGTCTCCTATGAAAGTGTTCAACTAACATTATATCACATTTTGTGTTTTCGGGCAAGACTGCATCAGCTTCACCGTGGCGATCTGCCAGGGCCTGAGGGGTATGAGGGCCGCGCCGTCCCGCACCGTCAGCTCCTGCCGGCTGTCCTCCGTCAGGCTGCACGCATACGCCTTGTCAAAGCCCTCCGGCAGGGTCAGCTCCGCTGTCTGCGGCTTGCCGGCGTATTCGATGATCCTGATCACCACGCCTTCGTATTCGCCCTTTTTGACGGCGGTGATAAGGGCGCCGGGAGCCCGGAGGGCGGTCCAGGGCTTCAGGTCCCTGCCGGGAGCGCAGAAGGGCAGCGTGTTGAAGGCCGCCGCCTTTTTCATGGCCTCCAGAGGGTCCTTGCAGAGAGCGAAGGAGTGGACGAAGGAGTGCTCGCCGGGGTCGGCTATCCTGCAGAAATTGTAGGCTGTGTAAAAATTGGGCTCGAAGAGCCAGGCCGGCTGGGTGGGGCTCCGGAGGATGCTGCAGAAGGCAGTGCCGTCTTCTATCCTGGAAGAAGGAGTGCCCTGATTCATCACGGTAAAGAGATAGCTGCCGCAGTCTATGCCGAACCAGCGGACCGAGGGCCAGTCGCCGGCTCCCGACAGGGGGTCGTAGCCGGTCTGGTCATAGCGCTGCCTGCTCTGTATGGCGCAGGGGACCTCATAAAGGCCCTCGTTGGCGCCGGTGACGGAGGGGAACGCCAGCCTGAGGCGGCAGTTCTGGGTGTACCAGTTCACGCCGGTCTCCACGTCTATGCGCCCCAGTCCCTCCCGCAGGACAAAGGTCTGGGTCCAGGAAAACACGAACACCATGGCCGCGTCGCTGGTCAGATGGCCTATCCCCTTGGGGTGGGAGCCCCGGTAATTGATCCGTATCTCGTGAGGATACACCTCCACGCCGGTGAGCCGGGTCCAGGCGGAGAGCCTTTCCCGGGTGCGGTCGGTGTGTCTGGTGCACCAGGGGTCGCCTATGTCCGTCTCCAGCACAGGCTCGCCGAAATAATAGCCGGAGCCCGTGATGACGCCGCAGCCCTCCGCTTCCACCTTTTCGATGCCCCGGGGCCCCGCCGTCACGGTAAAGCCGTCCATGGTATAGACGCCTTCGCCCCTGATCTCCGGCTTCGGCAGCTCCCCTTCCTCTGTCCTGTAGGTCCTGCCGGACAGCCCTTCCATATCCCTGACGAGAAAGGTGCCGTCGGAATAGACCGGCGCAGGCTCCCCTTCCGGAGTAAACACCCGGGTATGGCCCTTGGGGGCCGGAGCCGTGAAGGTGGCCTCAAAGCCGTGGTGGTTGTACACGGTGAAGCCGGCGCCCTCCGTCCTGATCCTGTCCGCGGCGGCTGTCAGCCGTTCGGTGATGCCGGCTCCAAAGTCTTCCAGCTCCTCGGAGGCCTGGTCTATGTGGTCTCCGGTGATGGCGTCGTGCTGGCAGGTGAGGGTGATGTCCCGCCATATATCCTTCAGCTCTTCGTGGAGAAGCCCGTCCTGCAGTATGGTGTCCCAGGTCTCGCAGGCAGCCATCAGGTTTTCGTTGAGCCTTTCCCTCTGCTTGATCCTGATGCGGCTCACGTAGCAGCCGGTCTGGCAGGGATTGTTTTCCGTCTTGCTGCTCACCAGCTCCCGGGGCGGCCTGTCCGCCAGGGCTATATAGCTCTCCATATAGGGCAGGAAGGACTTCATGAGCCCCGCTTCAAAGCGCAGGCCGTCCGAGCGCCGGTTGAACTCCTCCATATGGGCCGTGAGCTCCCGGTCCGGGAGTATCTCTTCGCCGGACAGGTCGCACTTCAGCACCTCCGCCTCCGGGGGGTCGGGCATGACGTTCAGGACCGCGGTGTATGTGGGCAAAAAGCCTCTGCCGCCGCACTCGGGGCAGCCCTCGCCGGCGCACCGGGGGCAGGGCTCGTGCTTGCCGAAGGATATCCTGTCGCAGGGATTGCAGCGGGCCACGTTGGCGGGAAAGCCCCAGACCACCGCCGAGCCGTCCTTGCCTATCCACACGGGCCGGTCGGGAGTATTGTAGTTCAGCTGGTATATCCAGGGTATCATATCGCACTCCCTCACCAGCTGGGGCAGCTGGCAGGAGGAGCCGAACACGTCGGCAAAGCAGGGTATGCGGGGAGTCCCGCCCAGCAGGTCCCGGCCCCACAGAAGGCCTATGACCATATTGCGGATGAGGGCTTCGGAGCCCGGCATGTTGGTGTCTATGATGTTTTCTCCGGCTCCCAGCAGCTCGAATTTGCCTGCCTCATGCAGGCGCTTCACTTCCGCCGTCTTTTCGGGCCGGTCCTTCAGATAATGGCGTATGGTCCAGGCGGATTCGCAGGAAAAGGCCTCGCCGGACTCCAGGGCGTCGTCGAAGTAATATCCCTCTATCTCCCTGTAGGAGGCAAAGCGGCGCCCGCCGTCGTAAAAGGGACGGTCCCAGCACCGGCGCCACACCGGGTCGAAGTGATTGGCTCTGAAGATGATAGCCCGTGTTTTGCTCATGGTGTTGTGTCGCTCCTTATTCCAGCTGTCCGGCCTTTTCCATCTTTTCAAACTGTATCTGATACAGCTCTCTGTATTTGCCGCCTTCCAGGCTCATGAGCTGCTGATGGTTGCCGTATTCTATGATGCGTCCGTATTCCAGCACGTATATGCAGTCTGCCTCGGCTATGGTGGACAGCCTGTGGGCCACCACGAAGCTGGTACGGTTTTTGAAGAGCTCCCGCAGGGCGTTCTGTATGAGCTTTTCGGTCTGGGTGTCCACGCTGCTGGTGGCCTCGTCCAGCACCAGTATCCTGGGGTCGGCTATGAGGGCCCGGGCAAAGCTGATGAGCTGCTTTTGGCCTGTGGACAGGCGGCTGGCGCCCTCCTTGACGTCGGTCTTGAAGCCCCGGGGCATCTCCAGTATGAATTCCTCGGCCCCCACGGTGCGGGCTGCCTGCTTGCATTCTTCGTCGGTGGCGTCCAGCCTGCCGTAGCGGATGTTTTCCAGGATGGTGCCCGGAAACAGAAAGCTGTCCTGCAGCACCACGCCCATATTGGACCTGAGGGAGTCCAGAGTCACGTCTCTGATGTCGGCGCCGTCTATGGTGATGCTGCCGGAATCGATGTCATACTGCCGGGCCAGCAGGTTGATGATGGTGCTCTTGCCGGCGCCGGTGGAGCCCACAAAGGCCA
This genomic window contains:
- a CDS encoding alpha/beta hydrolase produces the protein MLKLILLILLVTAGLAACAQEIKTERNVVYGQAGGHDLIMHVTEVDDGGDFKPAMVCIHGGGWSAGDPESMLAWAGEMAKIGFKCFSIQYRLTGEAKWPAQIEDCKRAVRHIRANARKYGVNPNRIGAFGHSAGGTLCCALGTLKPGEYEGEERPAVSSQVQGVVNYCGRESFFAPISDAVYARLFDGTPEGRDYWVPEASPLTHVSRASAPHMLIHGTADDVVLYKPSETYRDRLLERGVRCEWLLVEGGWHIIDNYDVWPDIGRFCREVFFK
- a CDS encoding alpha/beta hydrolase, which encodes MIKLILLALLPAALLLCTGAFAQEIKTERNVVYGQAGGHDLIMHITEVEDGGDFKPAMVCIHGGGWVAGEPEGMLGWAGEMAKIGFKCFTIQYRLTGEAKWPAQIEDCKKAVRHIRANARKYGIDPNRIGAFGHSAGGHISCMLGVLKPGEFEGEEHPAVSSQVQGVVNYCGPENMAAFMTDGLYDNLFGGAPGSDNRTAEADPNAHVSRASAPHILIHGTIDDLVPWQPSEPYRDRLRACGVRCDWLLVEGGWHIIDNYDIWPEIRKFCREVFFK
- a CDS encoding alpha/beta hydrolase — translated: MRMLLLVLAAALLLCAGAFAQEIKTEKNVVYGQGGGHDLIMHVTEVDDGVDFKPAMVCIHGGGWAGGEPDAMLGMAEGMAKIGFKCFSIQYRLTGEAKWPAQIIDCKTAVRHIRANAKKYNINPNRIGAMGHSAGGHLCCMLGVLKPGEYEGVEHPAVSSQIQGVVNYCGPEDFGYYLTLTHLPPPISIRDDALGWLFDGTPEGRDYWIPEASPITHVSRASAPHLLIHGTTDDLVWYRQAEPYRDRLRACGVRCDWVLVEGGWHIIDNYDIWPDITKFCKEVFFK
- a CDS encoding phenylacetate--CoA ligase, giving the protein MKYFNYNRECMPREELEKLQLERLRRQVNSAYINVPMYRERFDKIGLKPDDVNSLADLARIPFTVKDDFREQYPYGMFAVPFSDIVRIHASSGTTGKPVVNGYTNQDIANWGECMARTLCGGGADSNDVVHVSYGYGLFTGGLGAHEGSHRLGCTTLPVSSGNTKRQIQLIQDFGSTVVCCTPSYLLQIIETAAAQGIDPRTLPIKRAFLGAEPWTKAMREDIEKKLDCKAYDIYGMTELMGPGVAFECTEQDGLHVNEDMFIPEIIDPHTGEVLPEGEKGELVFTCINSRAIPLLRYRTRDITSLTREECGCGRTLARIKRLMGRTDDMLIIRGVNVFPTQIETVLVNVEGIEPQYQIILDRDGTVLDNLEIRVEVSSDIPFDEIKVLEKLQKKLQSELHSAIGLNPKITLVEPFTLERSAGKAKRVIDRRDLYGK